In one window of Spartinivicinus marinus DNA:
- a CDS encoding HDOD domain-containing protein, which translates to MHIATRVKRYLAAKGVSFQTLQIRRDVPFLAAIKQIGIQPRQLALPTMYRMNQQQLMVVRGADQLVSQSQLGKLLGHPVTPLTVSVVNKIFADCEPGATPALSEPYRLRCVIDSQLLCADKVYFIAGCSSVLIGVAVDEFKFLNPHALLVSFPDAAIEENDQQQFSVIDKPLTSHACCYSDVSMSKGANGLMNWPQQNELVAELLTEKSDNAEFVISQLKHAPGIKKHLIQYVSTLSRDNDATVAAEDFHDLETVIQSLTPKVAANLTIGILILQQLRAPIRGVVGKAAWWRVALYSARLAQKIAAECDQLQNKQHTAHLLGLIHQMGILAIGHFYPPEFVLLNKMANANPREPIRKLASKLVRLGQANTVLRMGYPALGACLLLKWGWPSHLCESIGAHLQPVEVIKNDKMALLLSLVNCLLSEYQIGYRTTGASSDHYCQALTISKQLVQQLANETLCEYQCLSQINHSLVA; encoded by the coding sequence ATGCATATTGCAACGCGAGTAAAACGTTACCTTGCTGCCAAGGGGGTCTCCTTTCAAACCTTGCAAATTAGGCGAGATGTGCCTTTCTTGGCTGCAATTAAACAGATAGGCATTCAGCCCCGACAGTTGGCTTTGCCTACTATGTATCGTATGAACCAGCAACAACTGATGGTAGTGAGAGGAGCTGATCAACTAGTTTCTCAATCTCAATTAGGTAAGTTGCTGGGGCATCCAGTAACACCGCTGACAGTGTCAGTAGTTAATAAAATATTTGCTGATTGTGAGCCTGGGGCGACACCTGCCTTAAGTGAGCCGTACCGCTTACGCTGTGTGATTGATAGTCAGTTGTTGTGTGCTGATAAAGTCTATTTTATTGCAGGGTGCTCTAGCGTTTTAATCGGTGTGGCTGTAGATGAGTTTAAGTTTTTAAACCCACATGCACTACTTGTTTCCTTCCCAGATGCAGCTATTGAAGAGAATGACCAGCAACAGTTTTCTGTGATTGACAAACCACTCACCTCTCATGCTTGTTGTTACTCAGATGTTTCAATGAGTAAGGGAGCTAATGGCTTAATGAATTGGCCTCAACAAAATGAACTAGTGGCTGAGCTGTTGACGGAAAAAAGTGATAATGCAGAGTTTGTTATCTCTCAGCTTAAACATGCACCAGGCATTAAAAAGCACTTAATTCAATATGTGAGCACTTTATCTAGAGATAATGATGCAACCGTTGCTGCAGAAGATTTTCATGACCTTGAGACAGTGATACAAAGCTTAACGCCAAAGGTTGCTGCTAATTTAACAATAGGCATACTCATTTTACAGCAGCTTAGAGCACCTATAAGAGGAGTAGTAGGTAAAGCCGCTTGGTGGCGTGTTGCCTTATACAGTGCTCGGCTTGCACAAAAAATTGCTGCTGAGTGCGACCAGTTGCAAAACAAACAACATACTGCCCATTTGTTAGGTTTAATTCATCAAATGGGTATCTTGGCAATAGGCCACTTTTACCCTCCAGAGTTTGTCTTATTAAATAAAATGGCGAACGCAAACCCTCGTGAACCAATTCGTAAACTGGCCAGTAAGCTAGTGCGCTTGGGGCAAGCAAATACTGTATTAAGAATGGGCTATCCAGCATTAGGAGCTTGTTTATTACTTAAGTGGGGATGGCCATCTCATTTGTGTGAAAGTATTGGTGCTCACCTCCAACCTGTCGAAGTGATTAAAAATGATAAGATGGCACTGCTCTTAAGTTTGGTTAACTGCTTATTGAGCGAGTACCAGATAGGATACCGAACCACAGGTGCCTCAAGTGATCATTATTGCCAAGCGCTCACCATATCTAAGCAGCTAGTACAGCAGCTAGCGAATGAAACACTTTGTGAATATCA